In one window of Sulfuricaulis sp. DNA:
- the folC gene encoding bifunctional tetrahydrofolate synthase/dihydrofolate synthase yields MGFVNSLNTRTLSDWLAWIETLHPRTIELGLERAHAVLDNLGLRRPPYAVIAITGTNGKGSTTVMCETMLRRAGYKVGAYTSPHLITYNERIRLDGRTATDVELCDAFERIDAARGNVPLTYFEFGTVAAFYLFHVAKIDIAVLEIGMGGRLDAVNAIDPDVSIVTAVDIDHTAWLGHTREAIGREKAGIFRHGRPAICGDPHPPEIVATEAKRLGANLLQVGRDFQIERTNTEWTWRMGMRLRSGLPHPSLRGDYQLYNAACALAALDALADRFPVTQADVREGLLSGVIPGRFQVLPGRPVCVLDVAHNAQAARSLAATLKQQTIPGRTLAVFGMLKDKDIISVIGPLTGVVDHWYPATLNVPRGATAAQLIEALTAAGVRAPAQEFDDVHRAYASARRDAGEFDRIVIFGSFHTVGDILAALGKD; encoded by the coding sequence ATGGGGTTCGTTAATTCTCTGAACACCCGGACGCTCTCCGACTGGCTGGCGTGGATCGAGACGCTGCATCCGCGCACCATCGAGCTCGGGCTCGAGCGGGCGCATGCCGTGCTCGACAATCTGGGGTTGCGCCGCCCGCCGTATGCTGTCATCGCCATTACCGGCACCAATGGCAAGGGCTCGACCACGGTGATGTGTGAAACCATGTTGCGCCGGGCGGGTTACAAGGTCGGCGCCTATACCTCGCCGCACCTCATCACTTACAACGAAAGAATTCGCCTGGACGGCCGTACCGCGACCGATGTCGAACTGTGCGATGCGTTCGAGCGCATCGATGCCGCGCGCGGAAATGTGCCGCTGACCTATTTCGAGTTCGGCACCGTCGCCGCCTTCTATCTGTTTCATGTAGCAAAAATTGACATCGCCGTGCTGGAGATCGGCATGGGTGGACGTCTGGACGCAGTGAATGCGATTGATCCCGATGTGTCGATCGTAACGGCAGTGGATATCGATCACACCGCCTGGCTGGGCCACACTCGCGAGGCCATCGGACGCGAAAAGGCTGGTATTTTCCGCCACGGACGTCCTGCCATCTGCGGTGACCCGCATCCGCCGGAAATCGTCGCCACTGAGGCCAAGCGCCTCGGTGCGAACTTGCTGCAAGTTGGACGTGATTTTCAAATTGAGCGCACCAATACAGAGTGGACCTGGCGCATGGGAATGCGCCTGCGTTCCGGTCTGCCGCACCCTTCGCTGCGCGGCGATTATCAGCTGTACAACGCCGCCTGCGCGTTGGCGGCGCTCGATGCGCTGGCGGACCGCTTCCCGGTGACACAGGCGGACGTACGCGAGGGGTTACTGTCAGGGGTGATACCGGGACGTTTCCAGGTGTTGCCTGGCCGGCCGGTGTGCGTGCTGGACGTGGCGCACAACGCGCAGGCGGCACGTTCGCTGGCGGCGACGCTGAAGCAACAGACCATCCCGGGCCGGACGCTGGCTGTGTTCGGCATGCTCAAGGACAAAGACATTATTTCCGTGATCGGCCCGCTGACAGGCGTGGTGGATCACTGGTATCCAGCGACCTTGAACGTGCCGCGCGGGGCCACGGCGGCGCAACTGATCGAAGCACTGACGGCGGCGGGCGTACGCGCACCCGCGCAGGAGTTTGACGATGTGCACCGCGCTTATGCCTCCGCCAGGCGCGATGCCGGTGAGTTTGACCGCATCGTCATCTTTGGCTCCTTTCACACGGTCGGTGATATACTCGCCGCTCTCGGAAAGGACTGA
- the accD gene encoding acetyl-CoA carboxylase, carboxyltransferase subunit beta, whose protein sequence is MSWFDKLVPPKIKSQSGVKKTSVPEGLWKKCPACATVLYNAEIESNLEVCPKCAHHMRIGARRRLDIFLDPEPRTEIGANLFPVDPMKFKDTKKYRDRLSEAQQNTGERDALIVMEGALKGMPLVAGAFEFAFMGGSMGAVVGERFVRGVNVSLEKKIPLVCFSASGGARMQEALMSLMQMAKTSAALTHLSDAGVPFVSVLTDPTMGGVSASFAMLGDINVAEPRALIGFAGPRVIEQTVRQKLPEGFQRSEFLVEHGAIDLIIDRREMRDKLANLLAMLTRQAAPSDQRSRTAETESGISESP, encoded by the coding sequence ATGAGCTGGTTCGACAAGCTGGTCCCGCCCAAGATCAAGAGTCAGAGCGGCGTCAAAAAGACCTCGGTGCCCGAGGGCCTGTGGAAGAAATGCCCAGCCTGTGCCACGGTGTTGTACAACGCCGAAATCGAAAGCAACCTCGAGGTATGTCCCAAGTGTGCGCACCACATGCGCATCGGCGCGCGCCGGCGGCTGGATATTTTTCTCGACCCGGAACCGCGCACGGAAATCGGCGCGAACCTGTTCCCGGTCGATCCCATGAAGTTCAAGGACACCAAGAAATACCGTGACCGTCTTAGCGAGGCGCAGCAGAACACCGGCGAGCGCGACGCGCTGATTGTCATGGAAGGTGCGCTTAAGGGCATGCCACTGGTGGCGGGCGCCTTCGAGTTCGCTTTCATGGGCGGATCCATGGGTGCGGTGGTGGGCGAACGTTTCGTGCGCGGCGTGAATGTCAGTCTCGAAAAGAAAATCCCGCTGGTGTGTTTTTCCGCGAGCGGCGGGGCGCGCATGCAGGAGGCGCTGATGTCGCTGATGCAGATGGCCAAGACCAGCGCCGCGCTGACGCATCTGAGTGACGCCGGTGTTCCCTTTGTCTCGGTGCTGACGGATCCGACCATGGGCGGCGTGTCGGCGAGTTTCGCCATGCTGGGCGACATCAATGTTGCTGAACCGCGCGCGCTTATCGGTTTTGCCGGCCCGCGCGTGATCGAGCAGACTGTGCGCCAGAAACTGCCGGAGGGCTTCCAGCGCTCGGAATTTCTGGTGGAGCACGGTGCCATTGACCTCATAATAGATAGACGCGAAATGCGCGACAAACTTGCCAACTTGCTGGCGATGCTGACGCGCCAGGCCGCGCCTTCTGACCAGCGATCCCGGACTGCGGAAACCGAATCCGGGATCTCCGAATCCCCCTAA
- the trpA gene encoding tryptophan synthase subunit alpha, protein MSRIAQKFETLKQAGRRALIPYIMAGDPEPWMTVPLMHALVKSGADILELGVPFSDPMADGPVIQRASERALKHQISLTRVLAMVREFREKDKTTPVVLMGYLNPIEAMGYTRFASEAADAGVDGVLTVDLPPEEAQAFQSALKPRHLDTIFLLAPTSSAERIKIIAKAASGFIYYVSLRGVTGAANLDVREVTAKLKEIRGHTKLPLGVGFGISSPETAAQMATVADAVIVGSAVVKRMEEMATNPDKILSEVPAFIARLRAAMDHATLAPTSATGASR, encoded by the coding sequence ATGTCGCGCATCGCGCAGAAATTCGAGACGTTGAAGCAAGCCGGCCGCCGCGCCCTCATACCTTATATAATGGCGGGGGATCCTGAACCGTGGATGACGGTGCCGCTGATGCACGCGCTGGTCAAAAGCGGCGCGGATATTCTCGAGCTCGGCGTGCCGTTTTCCGACCCGATGGCCGACGGACCGGTGATCCAGCGTGCCTCCGAGCGTGCCTTGAAACACCAGATCAGTCTCACGCGTGTGCTGGCGATGGTGCGTGAGTTCCGCGAAAAGGACAAAACCACACCGGTGGTGCTCATGGGTTATTTGAATCCCATCGAGGCGATGGGTTACACGCGCTTCGCTTCGGAAGCCGCTGATGCCGGGGTGGATGGCGTGCTCACCGTGGACCTGCCGCCGGAAGAGGCGCAGGCGTTCCAGTCCGCACTGAAGCCGCGACATCTGGATACCATCTTTCTGCTGGCCCCGACCAGTTCGGCCGAGCGCATCAAGATCATTGCCAAGGCCGCCAGCGGATTCATCTACTATGTATCTCTGCGTGGCGTGACCGGTGCGGCCAACCTGGATGTGCGCGAAGTGACGGCCAAGCTCAAGGAAATTCGCGGTCATACCAAGCTGCCGCTCGGCGTCGGCTTCGGCATCAGCAGCCCCGAAACAGCCGCGCAAATGGCGACCGTGGCGGACGCGGTCATCGTCGGCAGTGCCGTGGTCAAGCGCATGGAGGAAATGGCCACGAATCCGGATAAAATCCTGAGCGAGGTGCCGGCCTTTATCGCCCGCTTGCGCGCGGCCATGGACCATGCCACCTTGGCCCCGACATCCGCCACCGGAGCAAGCCGATGA